One Spea bombifrons isolate aSpeBom1 chromosome 1, aSpeBom1.2.pri, whole genome shotgun sequence DNA window includes the following coding sequences:
- the SLC39A3 gene encoding zinc transporter ZIP3: MNLILAKLLCLLAVFVLMMLGSLLPVKIIEADCEKASRSRRILTLCNSFAGGVFLATCFNALLPAVRDKFADILKMGNLNTDYPLAETIMVVGFFLTVFVEQAILTFRKEKPSFIDMETFNAGSDVGSDSEYESPFISSNRSHNLYEGGHSHHSHSLNIQELSKSSPLRLFSLVFALSAHSVFEGLALGLQEEGDKVLSLFIGVIIHETLVAVALGVSMAKTNILLRDAAKMAVLVSIMIPVGIAIGMVIESAQNMASSITSALLQGIAGGTFLFVTFFEILVKELEEKNDRLLKVLFLVLGYAVLAGLVFLKF, from the exons ATGAATCTCATATTGGCCAAACTGCTGTGCTTGCTGgcggtgtttgtgctgatgatGTTAGGATCTCTTCTACCCGTCAAGATCATTGAAGCAGATTGTGAGAAGGCCTCAAGGTCCAGAAGAATCCTCACCTTGTGTAATTCGTTTGCTGGCGGAGTGTTCTTGGCCACCTGCTTTAATGCGCTGCTTCCTGCCGTGAGAGACAAG TTTGCCGATATTCTTAAAATGGGAAACCTCAATACTGATTATCCGTTGGCAGAAACCATTATGGTCGTCGGATTTTTCCTCACAGTCTTTGTGGAACAGGCTATTCTGACTTTTCGAAAGGAGAAACCATCTTTTATCGACATGGAAACGTTTAACGCTGGGTCAGATGTTGGCAGTGACTCTGAATATGAAAGTCCGTTTATATCATCCAATCGGAGTCATAACCTCTATGAAGGGGGCCACAGCCATCACTCTCACAGCCTGAACATTCAAGAGCTTTCTAAATCAAGCCCCCTTCGTCTTTTCAGCTTGGTGTTTGCTTTGTCAGCCCACTCTGTCTTTGAGGGCCTTGCGCTTGGCCTGCAGGAGGAAGGTGATAAGGTGCTGAGCCTTTTCATTGGTGTCATTATCCATGAAACCTTGGTGGCAGTTGCCCTAGGTGTCAGCATGGCCAAAACAAACATTCTTCTGAGAGATGCTGCCAAGATGGCTGTATTAGTGAGCATCATGATTCCTGTCGGCATTGCTATTGGAATGGTCATAGAGAGTGCCCAAAATATGGCCAGCAGCATCACTTCTGCGCTCTTACAAGGCATTGCAGGAGGGACGTTTCTGTTTGTCACCTTTTTTGAGATTTTAGTGAAGGAGTTGGAAGAGAAAAATGACCGCTTGCTGAAAGTACTTTTCCTGGTTCTTGGATATGCTGTTCTGGCAGGCTTGGTCTTTTTGAAATTTTGA
- the SGTA gene encoding small glutamine-rich tetratricopeptide repeat-containing protein alpha, protein MEDKKCLAFSIIQYLHDQLQNGGLSSDAQESLEVAIQCLETAFEVSIEDQSLAVSETLPELFAAATKRESSEVNPAGSSVSEEDIAEAERLKTEGNEQMKVENFESAISYYTRALELNPKNAVYFCNRAAAYSKLGNYAGAVRDCEEAIGIDPSYSKAYGRMGLALASLNKHAEAVGFYKRALELDPDNDSYKSNLKIAEQKMEVPSPMSAPGGFDLAGLLNNPGFMSMASNLMNNPQVQQLMSGMISGPHNPMAGAGAGAGAAATGNPNPTDLAGLIQAGQQFAQQMQQQNPELIEQLRSQIRSRTPSASNDEQHQ, encoded by the exons ATGGAAGACAAGAAGTGTTTGGCATTTTCCATCATCCAGTATTTACATGACCAGTTACAGAATGGAGGGCTTTCCTCAGATGCGCAAGAGAGCTTAGAAG TTGCAATCCAGTGCTTGGAGACTGCGTTTGAAGTTTCTATTGAGGACCAGAGTTTGGCTGTGTCTGAGACGCTCCCGGAATTATTTGCAGCAGCTACTAAACGG GAGTCCTCTGAAGTAAATCCCGCTGGTTCTTCTGTGTCTGAGGAGGATATAGCAGAAGCTGAGAGGCTGAAGACAGAAG GCAATGAACAGATGAAAGTAGAAAATTTTGAAAGTGCTATCTCCTACTACACAAGAGCTCTGGAACTTAACCCCAAAAATGCAGTTTACTTCTGCAACAG GGCTGCAGCTTACAGTAAGTTGGGAAACTATGCTGGGGCAGTGCGGGACTGTGAAGAAGCTATTGGAATTGACCCCAGTTACAGTAAAGCCTATGGCAGGATGGG GCTTGCTCTTGCCAGTTTGAACAAACATGCAGAAGCTGTTGGCTTTTACAAAAGAGCCCTGGAACTAGATCCAGACAATGACTCGTACAAATCCAATCTTAAGATTGCTGAACAGAAGATGGAGGTTCCCAGCCCC atgTCTGCTCCTGGAGGGTTTGATCTTGCTGGGTTGCTGAATAATCCCGGATTTATGAGCATG gCTTCGAACCTCATGAACAATCCTCAGGTGCAACAGTT aATGTCGGGAATGATCTCTGGCCCTCACAATCCCATGGCTGGGGCAGGGGCAGGGGCCGGGGCAGCTGCAACAGGGAACCCAAATCCTACTGACTTGGCTGGTCTTATACAAGC agGTCAGCAGTTTGCTCAGCAAATGCAGCAACAGAACCCAGAACTGATCGAACAGCTACGCAGTCAGATTAGAAGCCGGACTCCAAGTGCAAGTAACGATGAGCAGCATCAATGA